A single window of Narcine bancroftii isolate sNarBan1 chromosome 13, sNarBan1.hap1, whole genome shotgun sequence DNA harbors:
- the fmc1 gene encoding protein FMC1 homolog: MAAMPPLRVLRAILKELRSRNQAGDYRRSAAYKYITEQFRKNQVTSEKLCRAHVELIHQASTYLCLLQSVRHHLALHQEYHSKGEQSPQKIAQQVGFTLPQQPGGKGWER, translated from the exons ATGGCGGCGATGCCTCCCCTGCGGGTGTTGAGGGCGATCCTGAAGGAGTTGAGGAGTCGGAACCAGGCCGGAGACTATCGCCGTTCCGCCGCCTACAAATATATCACGGAGCAGTTCCGGAAAAACCAG GTTACCAGTGAGAAGCTGTGCCGTGCCCACGTTGAGCTGATCCATCAAGCCTCCACCTACTTGTGTTTGCTGCAAAGTGTCCGGCACCATCTGGCACTGCACCAGGAGTACCACAGCAAGGGGGAGCAGTCACCCCAGAAAATTGCCCAGCAAGTCGGATTCACACTGCCACAACAACCTGGGGGCAAAGGGTGGGAAAGGTGA